CAACCTTCAAATGTCAGGAGTGAAGCTACTCTCAAACCATCAGTTGGAAACAAGTGATATGAAGCTTCCACTGCCCCCTAAACGACATTTATGGGCCAGTCTAACAGCCTGGTGGGCAAAGTTGTCACCTCACACTTATATTCTTAACTCTGTGAACAGAGCAGAAAATTAACCTGAATCCCTGATTAGCTCCCGGGACCAAAAGAAACTGCTACATAAGATATTATCTAGCCAGGTCCTTCAGAGCCCAGTTGAAAGCACTTGTGAACTTTTTCCCTTGGCGATACTTTGGAGGAGAGGAAGTTGATTTCTCTGTAGATCACAGTTCAGTGTCCATTCTCTGTGGGAATTAACGCCAATGTTCAAGCAGCTGTGTTGTTGTCTTTCCCTCTTATATGAAACCACCACTTGGAGAACTCAATGCTATGAGGGCATTCTCATGCTCAGAAGTGACTGAAGTTTTAGGACGGGCAAagtaaagttttatatatatatacacacacacatacacacacacacacgtatatttaagaggaagtaaaattatatatatatttaaaagagaatcTCTAAAGCATTTTGGGATTCCCCTAATGAAAGGCACCAGATAAATGCAAGTCATTACCAAAATGAAAAGTCAAGTTTTCCAGCTTtcacatctgcaaagagtaaTGACTAGGAGTATCTCTTTTTTGACAAAACCTGCCTGTTTAGAAGAATACTCATGAGATTGACTGAGTTATTCGGCCTCCTTCTTTGTCACCACTTTTCACAATCTTTATGGTCACTGACCATGGATCCCATGCTCAGTAACCTGATACCATCAGCTTTGGTAAACTGAACAGTCCTCACGAGTTTGTACTATCACCTGCTTTCAGTGCAGCTGTTGCTGATTTTGTAAATTCTCTGCCTTCCAGTGCTGGAAACATCAGCCAAAGCCAAATGTTTCATGCgcaaattctgaaaaataactcTGCTCTTCTAGCTTGGTAGCTGATTGCCCCCAAATCATCCCACTTTTGTTGATGCTTCTGAGAAACAGATGTAGATAGGAGACCATCAGGCACTAGAAGGCTCCGGTCTAATGGAAGGATTTGAACTTACAGACTCAAGGTCATAAGTGACTAACGCATTCATCCAACACATCGCCCACTCTGTAGTAGCCATGGCAATTACAAGTACACAAAGCCTTCTGACAAAATCCTCACCACACCCCCATAAGGTATGTATTACTTTCAACTAAGGATTGGACCTCTTAGGGAATGGAAATCTTTAGGGAAGGCCCAAGCCTTGGAGAAAAAGCCTGCCTAACTCCACACTGAGACACCTGGATTCTGCAGCCTTTCCAAAGACCGAACAATAATGGAAGGCAACCGATTATATCGAAAATAATGGAGAACTATCTTACAAAGGGGTCCAGCTTCCCCTTCACAATGTTATGTGCTTGGTaactgaggaagaggaagggcaTTTTGGAGAAGGCAAGAGTTCTTAACCTTCGGCACAAGTTTAGAAGTTTAAAGGCCTTTTAAATAGCATTAAGCTTTTCAAgaagtttataattatttatgacagtagcaatgttttgttttacaactctttccttttttcttgtcttctaCCCCCCCTCCAATAAAGAAGCAGTTGAAATGGAAATAAGGACTATAGTATTTCCATTATGGGTAAGCAACACAGCCTCCAtgcatttgtatattttgagGACACACTGCTACACCAACAGGTTTCCATGTCATATCAGGAACTCCAGGGCAATTAGAGCATCATTTACAACATACTCTATCCTAGAAGCAAAATTATCGAAGTAAATTCTGCTTGGAAATAAAATGGTTCTCATTTTATAAGCTTGCAGAGCAGGCAACAAAAGTTTCTAAGCTACTGCCCTTGCTAGCAACCCTACAATATTTACCTCAGGGAGACAATACAACAATTTCTTTGTAGTTGAGGAAGACAACATGACcttatttctaaacatttttaaaaataaatattttgaaaacatgctaaTATCTAAGACACAGCAAAGTTTGGTCAAATGGCCTGGACCAGGATCCTTAGCCTGAAATAAATGTCTCCACGGTCACCCTAGGAAAAACAGAGGCCTGGATTTGAAAATCCTTTAAGTATCCTGCAATTTGGCCTATGTTTAGCTGAAGCCTCTGTCCCTAATGCATCTGTTCTAGTAAAAACATTTCTGTCTGCACTACATGTTTAACTGAGTAACATTCTCTAAAGAGCAACATTTATGACATGAACATCAGCATACATTGTTCTAAAGGTGACCAGTGTACCCATGCATGTCACAGAGctacaaataatttataaaaacaactcATAGACTTGCATTGGTCATGTGCTTATTTCACATTCTCTTTGTTTTGGTAttagaactaaatgaaagcaATGAATAAAGAATTGAGATTTTGTTACACATGATGTGAGCAAAATCCTATCATATCCTTGCTGACCTCATAGATGTGTTTCCACTGGACAGACTTGTGGAGGCATTTTGTGCAGAACTCACATGACAACCTCAGAAACAGGAGCACAAACAATTCACAGACAGTACTGGGCCATGAGCACTAGAATAGGGTACACAGTGAACATAAAAATTAGCATTCTGGGTGGCACTCATCCAGCagaaaagtgaacattttatgCCCACGATGCAAAGACCAGTGAGTGTCATTTCATTGAAAGGTTCAAAGGCATGGTGTCAGACACACCATACTCTAAAAATGATTCTAAATACTGTAAAAGCAACCTGGGGCACATATCCCATGCATCTCTCCCCTTTGGGGCTGGGCATACTCCTTATGCCATAACCCTAAGGTGCCTGGACTGTGCCAGAGGCACTGGAGGCAGCTCAGCAATGTGGGTTTGAGGACAAGAAGTCCTCCTGGCTACTGTAAGGAATCATTTAAACTTAGTTCACTTGGTGAGCTCCTGCTCATGTTCGTCAGGCTTGCCATGAGGGATTTAACTTTATGAGCATAGTAGTCCCTTAAATTGATGGAGGGAACCTCCTTCATGCCATCTCCAAAGTCACAGCTGCGCATGGCACTTTCAAGTTGCTTTTGGCGCCGATAAAAGTGGGAAAACTTATTGAAGATCAAGGTGATGGGCAGTACCACAACTAGGATACCCGCCAGGATGCAGGCAGAGGCGGTCAGCTTCCCAGCTGTGGTTCCTGGGACCACATCCCCGTACCCCACAGTGGTCATACTGACAGTGGCCCACCACCAGCAGGCAGGGATGGTGGCCAGGCCCTCGTTCTCTTCCTTTTCGATTGTGTAGGCCACTACAGAGAAGATAGAAATCCCCACGGAGAGGTAGAGCAAAAGCAGCCCTACTTCTTTGTAGCTGTATTTCAGGGTTGCTCCCAGGGAGCGGAGACCAGTGGAGTGTCTGGCCAGCTTTAAGATGCGGAAAATCCGCATCAGTCTCAGGACCTGGGCCACCCTGCCCAAGTTGGCCAAGGTAGGTGTGCTCTCCACCACCAGGTTCACCACCAGAGTGATGTAAAAGGGGACGATAGACATAAGGTCAATCAGGTTCAGGGCATTCTTGAAAAACTTGAGGAAGTCAGGGGCCACAGCAAATCTGGCTACCAGCTCAAATGTGAACCAGGCGATGCCAAAGTGCTCTACAATTTCAAACCTAGGGTCCTCGCCGGGGTTGCCCTGGCTGTCGGGGATTTGGAAGTCCGGCAGGCTGTTGAGGCACATGGTGATGATGGACCCCAACACCACCAGGATGGACAGGACGCTAAAGACTCGGCTCAGGACTGAGTAGCCTGGGTTGTCCAGTGCCAGCCACAGCTGCCTGCGGAAGTTGCCCAGGGGCTGCCCATCGAACTTGGAGGCGTCGTTGTAGAAGGCCAGGATCTCGTCGAAGGATGATGTGGTGCTCTCCTGGTCGCTCTGCTCGTCCCACTTCTCCTGCTCGGGCTCCACTTTGCGGCCGTGGTAGCTGTAGCTGCAGCAGGAGTCGATGAAAAACTCGTTGATTCCCCAGTACTCAATCTCCTGGCTGAAGGAGAAGACGCACAGCTCTGCCATGACATGAAGCTTGCCGGTATGGTAGAAATGCAGCACGTAGGGGAAGAGCTCCGGGTTGCGGTCAAAGTAGAACTCACGCTGGACATCGTCGTAGTCATCGCAAAGCTCCAGAATGGCCTCGCGTGAGTGGCAGAGCAGCAGGCGGCCCAGGCGCGTCTCGGGGAAGCGCAGCAGAGTGTGAGAGCGCAGCCTCCTCTTGAAACCTCCTACGTTGATGCGGATCTCTCCATCCTCGACGTTGGCTTCTGACACATCCCACAGGCTCTGGCGGGTCATGCTGGAGACGCCCAACCGCCCGCGCCGCGCGGGGGCGCTACACCTGGAAGCGGAGAGAACCGCGTCCGGTGAGGAGGATGTACTGAGGACCCTGCGCCCCTCTTTTTTTTACCCATCCATCTCTGGCGGGTCCAGTCCTCTCCAAGCGGGTCTCTGAGTGCTGAAGGGCACTGAGATAGGGAGAGTGGTTCTCTGGGGTTTGGCCCCCTCTCAAGGAaaggcttgggggggggggtatgtTTCCAGTAGCATACACGGCCGCgcctccacccccatcccagggGTCATTCCGCTTGTTTTAGGCTTGCAGGGATCGCGCCCCCGCGTTTCTGGGAGCCCAGAGGTCTACGAGCTGACCTTGCCGGTGGCCGGGCCGAGGAGACGCCCCCGCCCGCTCGCCGCAGACAGGCGGGATCTGAGCTGGGATGCGCACGGGCAGGGCTGGGCCGAGATGGGGGTGCGTAGCTTCAGGAGACGAATGGGGAAATTCACTGCTGGAGTCTGTAAATCGGGGTTGGGTGAAGGGGGGCGGCCTGGCGTACCCTGTGTCCAGCTCCAACAGCTGGAGCACAgtcgacccccccccccccgccccgggcCTCCCGGCTCGCCAGGCGCGGTGCTCCGGAGCCGCGTGCGCCGCGCCTTACCCAGCGGAGCTGCCCGGGCTCGCCCTGAGGGTTCTGGAAGCGCTTACCTGCGAGCACTGGGGCCCGCGGCCAAGGCCGGCGGGAAACTTCCCCGACCTGCTGGCGAGCATCGCTGCGGCCGCCGCTGCGGGCTGGCTGTGCGTGTGCACGCGGGTGCGAGTGTGTGTGCGCCTGTGTATGCGCCCGGTGGGCCGGCGGGCGGGGTCCGCCGAGCGTCTCCTCCTGTCTCCGGCCGGAGATGCCGCCGCCGCCCGCACTTGCAGGAGGCTCACAGGTGGCTGCTGGTCCCGACGCTCACAGAGCCACCTCTATCGATCTGCACGCCCTTCTGACCCCAAGAGAGACAACAGTACGCATCACAAGCAACGGCGGGAGCCGGAGCCGGAGCCAAGCTGGTGCCCCTCGCAGTGGTGCTGAAAGGACAGCTCCCCATTCCCTGGTGCGGCCGCCGCCCTAGACTGGCAATGCCACCGCCGCTGCAGCTTCTCTGCTTTCCTCCTCCGCGTCACCGCGACCCCTTGGCGCTCCTGGCTCCACGTAGGGCCAACACCTTTCCCAAGCCCTCACCCACCCCCTGGTGACAGCTTTTATTGCTACCCTTCCTCTCCCCGGGGCGCAGGCAGGGGACTGCCTACGGTGACCTTTTCCCACTGGGTCTCTGGGGATCCCAGCTGGAAAAATGAGCGGCGGCTTGCGCGACCCCGGGAAGAGCAAGACGGGGAACTCCGGGTTTCCCCTTCTTAGGGACCTGATGAAAAGTTTCCTGAAGCcgaggggcggggggcgggggatggcgggtggggggaaggcagcgggagggagaagaagaggaaaggaagcttGAGGTCGAGCTCAGCTTAGTTTGCTGGAGCTGGAGCGCAGGCCCCACCGGCGTGGGAGGAAATCACGGAATTCGGTTTGGGATCTCTGTGTGGGTGCTGTGTGTGCACAGGCCGGCGTGGTGTGTGGCTTTGGAAGAGTGCAGGGAAGtatgtggttgtgtgtgtgggtggtggtggtggtggtggtgtgtgtgtgtgtgtgtgtgtgtgtgtgtgtggtctgagGACTGTAGGACTCTTCAGTGTCTGTGTGCAGCGTTGATAAAAATGGGACCTCTGAGGGGTGGGGACGTGTGCAGTGTGTCAGAACTGGGGAACTTAGGGCATGTCAGTGAGGTGTGTGTACACAGCAGGGGCCTTTGGGCTGTGTGTACAGTGTGCTGATTACTGTGTAGTATTGAGTGGGACAGTGACAGGGTCCAATAAGATGAGAACTGTGTGTATGCTAATAGAGTGGGGACTGTTGGGTGTGGGTCCACTGTAGATGTGCTTAGTATCTGTGTCCTCATTCCCCAGGAGGCTTCTGGCCCAGATCTGAGCTCTTGGTCTCCTGAGATTATTCCTTAAGACGCTGCCTGCAGGGCCCAAGCTGAGAAATGGACCCACAGTTTCTGGGGAGTCCCTTCCCCTTGGTCTCTCAGCCCTTTTGATGGTCCTCATTTGCAAAAACTGATGCACCGTGTGAGCTTACCAGCGAGCTGGTGGAACACAGGTCTTGGTCAGAAGTCCTGGGAAAGCCCTCGTGGTGTGGCTCTGGATGCTCTGGACTCACAGGGCAGACACCACAGCCACAGTGGGAAACACACCCTTTCTTTATGTGGCCCTGACAATGTCATCCCAACTAGTCAGATGCTCTGTGGAGCTCAAGTGCTTTGGGGCTTCTTGGAGGGTCTGGGGAAGACCCTTAATCTGGTTTCATGTGAGGCTTCCTGGAACAAGCCTGGCTTCACTTAGAGGAGAACTGTCCCTGTGCCAGCCACCTGCCTCTGGACATGTATATGGGAGTATGTACAGTCTGTGACTGCTGAGAGGATTCCAAAC
Above is a window of Rhinolophus sinicus isolate RSC01 linkage group LG12, ASM3656204v1, whole genome shotgun sequence DNA encoding:
- the KCNS2 gene encoding delayed-rectifier potassium channel regulatory subunit KCNS2 — encoded protein: MTRQSLWDVSEANVEDGEIRINVGGFKRRLRSHTLLRFPETRLGRLLLCHSREAILELCDDYDDVQREFYFDRNPELFPYVLHFYHTGKLHVMAELCVFSFSQEIEYWGINEFFIDSCCSYSYHGRKVEPEQEKWDEQSDQESTTSSFDEILAFYNDASKFDGQPLGNFRRQLWLALDNPGYSVLSRVFSVLSILVVLGSIITMCLNSLPDFQIPDSQGNPGEDPRFEIVEHFGIAWFTFELVARFAVAPDFLKFFKNALNLIDLMSIVPFYITLVVNLVVESTPTLANLGRVAQVLRLMRIFRILKLARHSTGLRSLGATLKYSYKEVGLLLLYLSVGISIFSVVAYTIEKEENEGLATIPACWWWATVSMTTVGYGDVVPGTTAGKLTASACILAGILVVVLPITLIFNKFSHFYRRQKQLESAMRSCDFGDGMKEVPSINLRDYYAHKVKSLMASLTNMSRSSPSELSLNDSLQ